The sequence TCGACGAGCTGATCCTCCGCCGCTCCGCCTACGGCGACCGCGCGTTGATGCGGGAGCAGTGTGAGCAGTTGGCGGCCTCCGCGGAGTTACCGAACGTGTCGATTCACGTCGTGCCGCTCTCGGTCGGTATGCACCCCGGGCTCGGTGGTCCGTTCATCCTCGCCGAGTTGGAGAAGGGCACCGTAGTGGCTCATGTGGACAGCCAGGCCAAGGCGCAACTGGTCGATGGCGTCACGGATATTGCTACGCTGAGTCGACGGTGGGAACGCATCCGTGGGGAGGCTCTCTCCCGGGCGCAGTCCCGAGACCTGCTCAGGGAAGCGGCGAGTTCATGGACCTGATCGGCGCGCAGTGGCGCAAGAGCAGCAAGAGCGGCAACAACGGCGGCGACTGCGTCGAGGTCGCCGGCAACCTTCCCGGCGTCGTGGGGGTCCGGGACTCCAAGGACCCGGCCGGGCCGGCGTTGGTCTTCGGCCCAGCGGCGTGGCGGGCGTTCGTCGCCCAACTCCCCGCGCAGCCCTGACCCCACCCACGGGCCGCCCCTACCAACCCCGTACGCACTGAAGCCCCGACCCGGCCCCCTCGCCGGGCGGGTCAGTCGATCTTACCGCTGTTCGACCGGTTTTGTCACAACGGTGCCGGTGGCGGTGTTCTGTTGACGCTTCCACAGCTGCCGGCACGTGTCGGCAGCTTCCGCGACCCCATCACCAGCGACTACGTGCCCGTTGCGCCACCAACGCCGACCCCGAGGACGCTTCGACCCCATTCACCCCACAATCGGTTTCGCGTCGTTACCGATGATCATCCCCCGTACCCGGGAGCGGAGCCCTTGGCCGATCTGTTTGTTGGCGTACCACATCAGGGTTCCATCGGTCCGGACGATCACGTGGTGGCTCTTGGCAGCCGTACGGTGACCGTCAGCCCCTGCCCCGGTGCCGAGTCCAGTGCCACGGTGCCGCCGTGCGCTTCGACGATGTCCCGGACGATGGCCAGGCCCAGTCCGGTGCCGCCGGGTGCGGCCCGCCCGGGGTCGGCCCGCCAGAACCGGTCGAAGGCGTGCGCCAGCCCCTGGGCGTCGAGCCCCGGCCCCTCGTCGTGAACGACGAGAACGACGTCCTCGTCGCCGTGGTGGACGCGAACCTCGATTGCGGTGCCGGGCGGGGTGTGCCGAACTGCGTTGCCGACCAGGTTCTGCGCCACCTGGTGGAGCGAGGTCTCATCGCCGGTGACAGTCACCGGTTCGTCCACAGCGAGGGCGAGCCGATGGTGGGCGGCGGTGACCCGGAGGCTGTCCAGTACGTCCGCACAGACGCGGCCGAGGTCGACCTCATCGCGCGCCAGCGGTTGGTGCGCGTCCAGCCGGGCCAGGGTGAGCAGCTGCTCGACGAGGGTGCCCATCCGGGTGGTCTCGGTGCGGATCCGGCGCATCGCTTCGTCCACGCCGTCCCAGTCGGTGATGCCGTCGTTGAGGTAGAGATCGGCCCATCCGTGTACCGCGCTCAGCGGCGTACGGAGCTCGTGTGAGGCGTCGGCGACGAACGTCCGGGTCAGCGCCTCGCTGCGTTCACGCTGGTCGAATGCCTCGTTGAGCGCGGTGGCGACGCTCCCGATCTCGGTGCGCGGGTCGCCCACGGGTACGCGCCGGCGTAGGTCGCCGCGGCCGATATCCCGGGCGGTGTCCGCCACGGCGCGCAGCGGTCGTAGACCGTTGTTGAGTACCAGCCGGGCCAGCGCCACCCCCAGCACGACGATGAGCAGCCCGGCGACCACCTGGATCAGGAGCAGCCGGCGTAGCGTCGCCGCGTTGTCCGCCAGGGTCACCCCGACCACCAGCCCGGTTACCGGGCGGACCTGCCCGTTGATCTCCACTGGGAGGGCCTGTTCGGGGGGAAGCAACTCGCGTCGGACCCGCAGCGCCGTCTCCGGATCATCACCGATGGTCACCGGACGTTCCGGCAGCTCGTTGATCGGCGGCACCACGGGCCGCCGTGCGTCACCGTGCTGCAGCGGCAGCCGGCCCAGCACCAGAGTGCCCTCGGCGTCGTAGAGGGCCAGGTAGGCGTTGGCGGGCACGAGCTGTTCCATCCCGGCGGTGGGCATGGCCGGCCCGGCGAGGCGGGCCCGCGCCAGGCCCCGGTCGAGGACCAGCTCGATGGTGTTGTCGACCCGTTCGTCGAGGAACCGACGCAACGCCAGGTAGGCGGTGACATCAGCCGCCAGCAGCCCGACCACCAGCAGCGCGACCGTGCCCACCAGCAGCCGGCCGCGGAGGCTTCGCACGGCCGGCCGTCTCATTCGGGCGGTTCCCGCAGGACGTAGCCGAAGCCCCGCACCGTGTGCAGCAACGGTGGATCCGAGATGTCGACCTTGCGACGGAGTTGGCTGACGAACTTCTCCACCACCCCCGGGTCGCCGGGGAAGTCGTACTGCCAGACCTGGGCGAGGATCTGCTGCTTGGACAGGACCCGGCCGGCGTTCTCCAACATATGTCGCAGTAACCGGAACTCGGTCGGCGACAGCTCGACCGGCGTGCCCGCCCGGGTGACGGTGTGTGCGTCCTCGTCGAGTTCCAGGTCGGCGACGGCGAGCCGGTTGGACGCGCTGGGCCGTCCGCCCAGGCGGCGTAGGACCGCGTTCACCCGGGCGACCACCTCCGCCACACTGAACGGCTTGGTGATGTAGTCGTCGCCGCCGAGGTTCAGCCCGGTGAGTCGGTCCTCCAGTGAGTCCTTCGCGGTCAGGAAGACCACCGCGAGCTCCGGGAGTCCGCGGCGCAGGTCGTGGACCAGGTCGAAGCCGGAGCCGTCGGGCAGCATCACGTCCACGATCGCCAACTCCGGAGCCAGTTCACCGGCGACCGTGAGCGCCTCGGCTCGGGAGCCGGCGGACCGGGCGTCGAACCCGGCGACCCGTAACGTGCGAAGCAGCAGCTCGGCCAGCGCCGGCTCGTCATCCACCACCAGCACCCGGGCCCGCCAGACCGAGCTGAGCTCGGCGCTCGCCCCCGGCCGCGGTTGCCGGGCGGAACGTCCTGTCGGTCCAGCCATGGCGTCAGTATCTCCGGCGCGGGGACCGGGGAACCTGCCAACCGCCTGCTGAATGGCTGACGGTTTGCTGAAGCCCCGACAGGTCGCCTGCTGAACGCCGCGGGTGGGGGCCGGTCCGCGTCGCCCGATCCGGATCGTCAGCAAACGGGAAGGTACGCCGGAGGGGACCGGCAGGTCGGTGCGCTTGCCTTGGGGCATGAGCCGGACTGATCTGCCGACCAAGGCCCGCCCACGGAGCCGGACCTCCGTCCGGAGCCGGACCGGATCCCGCCGTACCGACCGCTCGCTGGCCCGCCGGTTGCGGTTGCCGCTGGTGCTGGTCGTCGTCGCGCTGGTGCTGGCCTACGGCGCCGATCGGTTCCTCGCCGCCGCGGTCGAACGTCGGGTGTCCGCGATGGTCGGCTGTCGCCTCGACGGCGCCGAGCTGACCACCTCGCTGCCCGGCCCGTTCGTCACTCCGCGACTACTGACCGGGGACCTGGGCACCGTGACCGTGCAGGGCGCCGTCGACACTGCGGCCGGGCCCACCCACCTCCAGCTCTCCCTGCGCGACGTGCACGCCCGGCCGTTCTCGGACGAACCGGTCGACGTCGCCGGGGCCGAGGCGACGGTGACCATGCCGTACGACCAACTGCCCGGCACCGAAGCGGGCCAGCAGCGGTTTGAGAACGCCGGTGACCAACTCGCCGTGATCCGGCCGGGCGTGGTCTTGGGCGGCGACCTTCGCGTGCTCATGGACCTTGCGTTGGCCGGCGAGGAGTTGGTGCTCACCCCGACCACGGTGGAGGTGGCCGGGCAGCAGCTGCCGGTGGACCTGGTCGCCCCGATTCTCGCCGGGCGTGATCCGGAACTCGCGGGGCAGCTGGAGCCGCGCCAGGTCGCCCTGCCGGGCCTGCCGAGCGGTCTGGT comes from Salinispora tropica CNB-440 and encodes:
- a CDS encoding DUF2993 domain-containing protein: MARRLRLPLVLVVVALVLAYGADRFLAAAVERRVSAMVGCRLDGAELTTSLPGPFVTPRLLTGDLGTVTVQGAVDTAAGPTHLQLSLRDVHARPFSDEPVDVAGAEATVTMPYDQLPGTEAGQQRFENAGDQLAVIRPGVVLGGDLRVLMDLALAGEELVLTPTTVEVAGQQLPVDLVAPILAGRDPELAGQLEPRQVALPGLPSGLVPDNVAAGPDGLTLHASLDTNELASATAGDCPA
- a CDS encoding DUF397 domain-containing protein, whose translation is MDLIGAQWRKSSKSGNNGGDCVEVAGNLPGVVGVRDSKDPAGPALVFGPAAWRAFVAQLPAQP
- a CDS encoding sensor histidine kinase, with protein sequence MRRPAVRSLRGRLLVGTVALLVVGLLAADVTAYLALRRFLDERVDNTIELVLDRGLARARLAGPAMPTAGMEQLVPANAYLALYDAEGTLVLGRLPLQHGDARRPVVPPINELPERPVTIGDDPETALRVRRELLPPEQALPVEINGQVRPVTGLVVGVTLADNAATLRRLLLIQVVAGLLIVVLGVALARLVLNNGLRPLRAVADTARDIGRGDLRRRVPVGDPRTEIGSVATALNEAFDQRERSEALTRTFVADASHELRTPLSAVHGWADLYLNDGITDWDGVDEAMRRIRTETTRMGTLVEQLLTLARLDAHQPLARDEVDLGRVCADVLDSLRVTAAHHRLALAVDEPVTVTGDETSLHQVAQNLVGNAVRHTPPGTAIEVRVHHGDEDVVLVVHDEGPGLDAQGLAHAFDRFWRADPGRAAPGGTGLGLAIVRDIVEAHGGTVALDSAPGQGLTVTVRLPRATT
- a CDS encoding response regulator transcription factor, producing MAGPTGRSARQPRPGASAELSSVWRARVLVVDDEPALAELLLRTLRVAGFDARSAGSRAEALTVAGELAPELAIVDVMLPDGSGFDLVHDLRRGLPELAVVFLTAKDSLEDRLTGLNLGGDDYITKPFSVAEVVARVNAVLRRLGGRPSASNRLAVADLELDEDAHTVTRAGTPVELSPTEFRLLRHMLENAGRVLSKQQILAQVWQYDFPGDPGVVEKFVSQLRRKVDISDPPLLHTVRGFGYVLREPPE